In Aspergillus fumigatus Af293 chromosome 6, whole genome shotgun sequence, the genomic window CTTTGTCGGGAgatattttttttttccactGCAAAACATCCTAACAAGTCAAACAGACCAAGAACCCCCACCCGAATGTGGACGCCGCCTCCGGAGTCCTCTTCTACCACTACGGCTTCCAGCAGCCTCTATACTACACCGTCACCTTTGGCGTCAGCCGTGCTTTGGGACCATTGGTGCAGCTCATCTGGGACCGGGCCTTGGGCTTACCCATCGAGCGACCCAAGAGTATCAATCTGCTGGGATTGAAGAAGTGATTTCTCACGAAAAACTCGACTGACGATTCTTTTTGCCTGTGAGCCTGTGAGCCTGTGATATCAATGTTGTACTTTTTATTTTTCAATTCTCCATTCGTAGCATTAGATTGTAGATCAACGATAGATTACACGTCATTAGCACCACCAAAATAAAAAACTGTAGTTCTATACTTGTATACATGGGTATCAAAAAAATACAAACGCAATCAATCACTAGTTCCACCCGCATTCCTTCACACTATGACTCTCAACCGTCACCTCTGTTACCGTATGGATCCCCGTCTCCCTCATCCccttcaactcctccagcgtcGTTTCACTCCCGCTCCGTTGGGCCCGCGACTGCGAATGTCCCTTCGGATTCGTCTGCGCACATGGCGCAAGGATCCTCTCCTCCGAGTCCCCGTCCGAGGAGACCTTGTCCCGTTCCCGCTCCTGCTCCCGCTCCACGGCTGTCGACATGATCGTCGTCGTGGCCGGGATGCTGCTGTCGAATGGACGAGAGCCGGAGCCATGGATATACCCGGTGGGATGATTTGACTGGGAGTTCAGGCGGTAGGATTGCGATCGGTAGCCGTCTGcgtggcggcggcgggtggAGGAGATTAGACTGAGCGAATGGAACAAGGGGCCGTAGGTTGGGATGCAGGAGATTATTACCTGCCCGTCAGTAGGTTAGCGAGCTTGCGAAGCGAGAGGAGTGTAGCGAGCGATGACTGAAGCGAGCGATGACTGGATCGGAGCAAGTGATGGTTGGGGGAAGAGGGGGGGAATGGGTGGGGGAGACATACGCCGAGGCTAATTTCAATGACAGACCAAAGAACGATAGGCTGGCTATCTGTGTACGTTTTGAGGTTCTTGATGGTAAAGATGCGGATGATCTGGATGATGGTgacgaagaagccgagaGCGAAGACGGCCAGGAGGGCGGCTTTTTGGCGGCGCTGGAGGCGGAGGGTGATCAGGACGGGGAGGGGgagggcgatgatgatgcagtcgAAGGCGAGACTTGTTCCTGGTCATATTAGTGCGGTGCTTGCGCTGGTTACGGCGGACGGTCGTACCTGCGAGTGCTGTATGCTGTTAGTCTGGCACGGCCGCACCAGAACGGGCGGACCTACCGTAGTAAGATGCAACGGTATCGATGCAGCTGCCTTGAATCGACATATCCCACTGCCTGGCGATCGGGCGACAGGCAAAACACAGCACGAACGTAAAAGCCAGCTGGTTACAGACAcaggcgacgatgacggcgatgatgacggtGCGGTAGGCCTTGACGAACCCGCCGATACGGAGGTACGAGGCCAAAAGCGAGACTTTGAAGCCTAGCAGGGCCAGTGTGTAGACGGGACCGCCGGCATATTGGACCTGCTCTCGTCAGCACAGGACTTTATCGGGGGCGATCCAGGTCAGACAACGGACCCTGCTGAACGGCACGACATTCTCTTTGGGGAAGTATTTGGCATCAAGTCCCAGACCCCATCGCGATTCTATGCCAGTCAGCCAGTCAGCCagtcagcatcatcgccattgcAACTCCAGTGTTGTGTTGGAGAGACTCACGCGCAATGCTTATCGCGCCATAGGCGATGGCCAGAATCGAACTGAACAGCGCGGCATAATCATCGACCCCGGCGGCGCGTTTGGTGTGGATGCGCACATATAGCCGCAAAAGAACCGCCAGGAAGGCGACAATGGGGAAGACCAGGCAGATGGCAATGACACGGGGGACTTGGCTGTGAGGGTCGGGGGTTTCGAGATTGTACACCCAACCCATGCTTGCTACGGAAGCATTGCACCGCGGTATTCAATGGAGAATGAATATGGAGATATGAGCTGTTGACCACAGCAGGCGTGCATGAGCTGGAAGTGGCTAATTTTTACTCTACTACTCTACTCGAGTAGTTACTGGGTGTTCAGGTGCAAATTCAGTTTGCGGGATTTGATCGATTTTCGACAGAGGGTATCCACTGGATGTATGGAGCAAACGAACTCCACCGGGGTTTAAGATTCTCTGGGTATGATCATCTCTGCTGGACGAGGGATAGAACTTACAGGCACCCAGTAAGACATGGAGGAGAGCCTTTCGCGGCATTTCTCGGATAAATCATCCCCACTCCACTTGGCAATTGTCTCAGTTATGAGCGACGAGCTACGGCCCACGGAGGACAGTCCGTCCGTCAGGAGATTTCTTTCCCACTCTTCCGCCCAAGACAATGGTCCCTGTCTTGTCTTGCACATGTCCTGCACATTCATATTATACTCTATCGTAGCTGTGGAGAACCGAAATGCTGACCTTCTATCTGGAGCAAGCTCGGTTTCATATTCCACAGATGTTGTCGACATCCATCTACTCCGAACCTTGGCACCTGATTATTGCAGTAGCAGTTACATGTACAGTAAAGTACAAAGGGACTAAGGAGGTACCACAGGAGACTTCGACTGAATAGGCAGCTCGTTTGAGAACTGCCCGCAAACACCGACACCGGCAATGGGAATGGAAATGGAAATGGTGGAGAAGCAAAGAGAACAATGATTCATATATTAAGCTTCCGCCACCGGGAACATCCCTGTTGTGGCCCCCAAACTAGGCCCAACGAGTCTCGGGCCCAGTGTTCATTGGGCCATTGATCCCGCAGTGGCTTGCAGGATCGCAGGGTTGTCTggtatctgtgactaaggctccccctcaccgctccgcgttgagggtgagccacagcgaaaccaccaaccacaccgaatccaccatttttcgatattttgactatttgaagctattccaaccacccaacatgcctaaatcttctaaaattaatgaatcttacctcctcgaggcctgcgaggccgctcaggcctaaaaaaagccaaatatctccaagattgcgcgtgaatatggtgttccttatgcgaccctacgtgatcgcgtcaagaagcatgtgcatcctcgactagccaacaaaccagttaatagagcccttaagggataccaggaggaggccttaatccagtggatagtctgtatgcgtgatcggaatatgccagtgacgcctaagctactagaagagtatgcaaatcaggcacttcgacgcgcaggggaatctaggcaggttagcaagatgtgggcatatcgctttgagaaacgacttccagaacaccttaatctaggcccagcgaagcaaaagataaaggaatccaagcgtatccaggctgaggatgcaggtttactgacacattggtataatcagcttgcaggggtggttaaaaaggatacaccagcgcggttggtatacaactttgatgaatgcggcttccagcctggcgaaggcaaatctaggaaggtaatcagttcaaaaggttcaaaagtgcctgatcttgctgaatccgaaagaggagagaatattacagctattgaatgtgtagctgcagatggatggcagatggatccctggtttatctttaaaggtaagttcctaatgattcttcccttcctttaaatactaatctatgctcgcttcctaaaggcaacggaatcttcatggaatcttggttcaatgagagcgaggccttaccaccagatactacgatagcgacgtctcctaatggctggatatcagatgaactagccgttcaatggcttcaaagctttatcaatgcaacaaacgagcgtacaaagaagggggagaaacggatacttatatttgatggccatggctctcatctcactgtcgaattcttgcaactttgcgaagataatggcgttattccctttggattccttcctcatacgacacatctttgccagcctttggatggtaagccattcttaagctataagcaacactttcgtcgtatgaataatgagctatcttactgggctggtgagcctgtagggaagtcagaattcttacacatgattggaccagtacgagagaaggctttcaaccaaaggatcatccgtgaggccttcaaagatcgtggaatctggccagtcaatagtaagatagctgacgatcttgctatcttactatgggaaggaattccggatatctacgcgcctgatcttgataagatgactccctctacgccaccctctcagccgccatctcggccgccatcttcatctagtattgatatctcacctccgcggacgattcagacccttaagaagaaccaggcaaagctatctaagcatgcagatctgcttacaccaaagctgcagcgaaatcttgaacggatatttgaacataaccgaatcgccgctgagcacctggctatagcaaatgaaactattggtcgaataagggccgcgcaggcccccctacggcgtcaatatactaagcggcaggttaagccgcttagccagtctggtatattgacattacgtgatgcaaatcgatcaattgcttcaaggaaggccaaagatgctgccgcgcaagagagacgtttacaaacgcaatgggagaaagtgcatggtaagcccccaccactagcatctacataagagaatatggtatcaaatggattagcaaaggcagtagatgagaatagtaattttttttatatagataacccctagtatggcatcaaaatcatgatttctatcgaaaaatggtggattcggtgtggttggtggtttcgctgtggctcaccctcaacgcggagcggtgagggggagccttagtcacagatagcTGGCCAATAACCAAAGCACAGCTGGTGGTTGAGGACCGGTGCCCCTCGTCATAGACTGAGGCATCGCCCAATTGCAAGCCCCTCAACGATGAGCTCATATTCATAGAGTGTGGCACGTTTCAGCTTGATGAATGACCTGCAGGAATGACTAggatatggatatggatatggatatggatatggatatggatAGACTTCCTCGTGCTCGGGATTGATCCTATGAGCATGCAGAGTGTCAAGGTATGCAGTTCCCTTGGCCGTTGATTCGCTCAATCTGAATCAGAACGTTACTCTACCGAGGCTAGCAAGCTAATAGTCTTCTCAAAGACAGTAGGCTAGTAAAGTATAGCTCCTTCACATATCCTCTTACAAGTATACACTGTTCGACTGCCGTACGGGCTATGGCGTGGCCTTGCACAAGTGTCCATCCGACGTGACGGTCCACTCGTCCGATCCCACAGCGGTCGTCCCATAAAACAGGCTATTCGGATCATacttggccttgatggccCGCAGTTTCTGATAGTTCGCACCATAAAACGCCGTCTGGAAGTTCGGCTGCCGGAAATCCGCCTCGTTGAGATACGCCCCGGACTGCGGCGCCAACGCCTCCAGCCGGGGAATGTACTCGTCCGTCATCTTGTGCTGCAGCGCGATCATGTCGGCCGTCGGAGCGGTCCAGTTCCAGGGCGTCGTGATGACGGTGTCGATCAGCGTGTCGCGCCAGGCGGGCAGCACCGCGTTGGAGACGTCGCCGGTGACCGCGGTCGAGACGTTGAGTCCCACGCCGATGAAGGTGGCGCCATCGGACGTGATGGCGCGGTACGCGGCGGTGAGCTCGGCGTTGTTGGTCTGCACGACCGACCGGGGAATCAGCCAGCCGCCGTACTGCGCGATGCCGACCTCGATCGGGCTCTGCATGGCCTCGAACTCCGCCAAGTAGCTGTCGAACTGCGCCGCGTAGGTGGTATACGTGATCCCCAGCCGGGTCAGTCCGTCGGTGAACGGCCGGACCAGCTCCCGCAGCTTGGCGACCGGGATATTCGGCCCCGTCAGCGgcgagatggagaagctggtgttGGTGAAATACCAGACACTCATGGCGCCGGCGTCGACGATGGCCGGCAGCGTCGAATGGTACAGCGCAACCGCCTCGTAGAACGTATCCTGCGAGATGCCGGCATTGGTAAACGTCAGGTTCAAGCCCGACACCGGCGTCCCCGCGTGCGCCTTGGACGTCATCGACCAGACCACCCCGTAggtgccgccgccgccgccgctcaGCGCCCAGTACAGATCCGCGTGCTCGTTGTCGCGGTTGGCCACGAGGAAATTGCCCTGTCCGTCAATCACCTCCCACTCGAGGACCTGGTCGGCCGCCAGTCCGTGCCTGGACGCCAGCGCCGAGTGCCCGCCGCCTTGGGTATAGCCGCCGGCCAGTCCGACGGTCGGACACTCGCCGCCGACGACCTCGAGGCCGTTCGTGTCGGCGGCCCGGTACGCCTCGATGCCTTGCACGCCGGCGCCCACCTTGATCGCCTTGCCCTGGTAGTGCTGGTCGGACCAGTCCTTGATCTCGATGTCCTTGAGGTGGTGCGTCCAGATCGCCAGGGCGCCGGCCCCCGTGGACTTGCCGTTGTAGTCGTGACCGGTGTTGCGGACAACCACGCGGATGTTGTGTTTCGTGGCGAACTGCATGGCCGTGCGTATGTGCTCGGGTCTGCTCACGTTGACCGCGTAGACCACGTAGTTGCCCAGCGTGCAGGGCTTCGAGACCGGGTGGAACGGGTCGCAGGTGCCGTTGGTGAAGAAGGGGGCCatgatcgacgaggacgattCATAGCTTGCTTTGTCAGTTTCGAGtcaaacaagaaaaaaaaaaaaaaaaagaaagaggacatTGATGTACTGTATCTCAGGAAGCTGCCATTGTGCCTTGAGCGCCTCGCATGTGGCAGCATCGTAGTTGGGCGCATGGCAGGGAGTGCCTAGTGGGACTGTCGCAACCAGTCGACCGTCAATGCTCTGGTTGAAAGCGGACCAGACTTGCGGGGAGGGCCAGCATGCTTCTCCAGGGAAGCATCGACAGGCTGTTTGGGAGGCGTTGGAGGCAGATGCCGTCGAAGCCAAAGCCAGAAGGCCGGCCAGAATCGACCAGCTGCGGTTCGTAGAGGGGAACATCTTCTCGGTGCATCACCCGTGAAGCAATGGAcgctcgacgaggacggaCGACAGACGAGGGATCTCTGGGTTTATTAGTCCATTCCCTCAGCATCCGTCGGTGGCACCGCGTGGGCTGGAGAGGAGTTAATCCGATGCTAATACCTTAGTCGGTGGAGATTCCTGAGTACTAGTATTAGACTAATCGGTTGAAATGGTCCGTTCAATATACTCCAAGTCGAGGGATTTGTTCGCTGATGGCTTTCCAAATTATTATCAAATATCCTCGGCAGGTCATTCCATGCGGAGGAATAATGCATATTCACCCCTTGATGCACAGCTACCCTATCCCCtgtttacggagtatattcCTAACACAATGTATTTGCTACTAGTTCTGCATCTATCCAGGTCCAGATCTACAAACGAGCACTTCCCGCCAGCATCGTCTCCCACTCCCTCTTCCCAAACTCAACATATCCATCTGCCCCTGGCGGAAGCCAGTAGAACTTATCATCCCGCCCCTCAGGCACCTTGCTCCCAATTTTAGCCGGGTCGATCCCCTCCTCGCGCAAGGGCACCTTGTTCTGCTTGTGGTTGTGGATATGCGCCGACGTCTCCACGATCCGCAGAAACACCGGGACAGCGTACCGGGGCAGTCGTGCGCGCGCAAACGCAGCCAGACCGCGAAAGTCGAATGCCTCTCGCGCCTCCGGGCTGAGATGGAGCGCTGCGCAGCCAGCGCGGCCTTCGTGGTGGGGGACCAGGACGCCGTAGACGTTGGCTTCTTGGATGCCGGGGTATCGGCCGAGGATTTCGGCCACCTCGGCAGTTGCACTGGAGTCCATTAGTGATTTTTGTGACTTTCGACTTTCGAATTGCTCAGGGGTGGACGGGTTAGCTTACACATTCTCGGATTTCCATCGAAAGGTATCGCCGAGCCGATCGAGAAAGTACCAGCGGCCGTCGCTCTGGCGGCGTAGCGCATCGCCAGAGCGGTACCACAGATCCCCCTTCGTGAAGACATCGCGCAGGAATTTCTTGGACGTGGCGCTTTCATTGCGCCAGTAGCCTTGGAATGCTTGCTCGTTGGGCACATTGACGAGGATCTCGCCGCCTTGGTCGTATGGGGCCCGCATCGCAAACCCCGTCTTGGGGTCCCGCAGGACATCGCCGGTCGTGGGATCGATCGCCACAGGCACGAACGTGTTGTGCATTATGGCGCGCATGAGCAGGCCGTGGTGACCGACACTCCCCGCCGTAAACGGGCCCTTGTTGAGATTGAACAGCCCGAAAAGCCCCTCGGTGCTGTTGAAGAACTCGGCCACGGCACTGATCCCGAACCTTTGCTGGAACTTCTCCCAGATGTCCGGTCGCAGTCCGTTGCCATACATGCAGCGAACGCTGTGGTTGCGGTCGTCCGGCGACGGCGGTGCGGCCAGCAGGTACCGGGCCACTTCGCCGACGTACACAAAGACCGTGGCGTGGGAGTCTCGGATATCGCGCCAGAAGTTGCGCACGCTGAACTTCTTGCCTAGGGCAATGCTGACGCCGGTGGTGAGGCAGACCATCATGGCGACGGCGGCTGTGCCGTGGTACAGCGGCATGCAGCTGTACCAGATGTCCCCGCCGGGACCGTCGGTGTCCTCCATTGATCCGCGACGCAGAGCCAGCGTGCTGTACAATCGTGCCATGGTGAATGCGCAGCCCTTGGGCATGCCGGTGGTGCCGGAGGTGTACAGGAGGATGGCCGGATCCGCGCCCGACATGCTCTGTGCGAACTCCTTGGGTGGCTTCGTCGTGGGGAAGCTGGAGACTTGCGAGGCGAACGAGTGGTCCAGGTAGATAAGTTCCATGCCGAGTGGGCCTTCGATAGCTGCTCTGCTGTCGTCGATGCGCGCGCGACATgcttcatcgtcatccaccaGAACAAGCTTGGCTCCGCTGATCTTGAGACAATGCACCAATGCATCACCGGTAAGATTATAGTTGATCGCAGCAGGGGCACATCCAATACTGCAAAGAGCAAGCCACGCAATCATGAACTCGGCCCGGTTCTGCAAGTAAAAGGCCACCAGGTCCCCTTGCTTGACCCCTTGGGCCAGGAAGTAGTGCGCATACTGGCAGGCAAGGTTCTGGACGTCCCGGTAGGTATAGATTCCCTCCCGTGTCCACATGCACACCATATCCGGGTACTTCGCTGCTGTTTCCAGGAACACAAACCAGACATTTCCAAGACCCTTGGCGGCTTTTCCTCGTCAGCGTGATGGCAGTGTCCGAGGGAGGGCACCATACCGGCTTGTTCAAAGGAACGATTACTTTTCCATGCGACATACAGAGTCGAGATGTCTTTGGTGATGTGGAACTTGGCGTTCAGATACGCCGCCAGCGTAGCACCTCCTGCTACTGCGGCTGCCGCGACGCCTGCCGTATTCGATTAGCGACGCTCTGGATGTCAAGACATGTAGGCGTACCTAGACTCATTGTGCGAGGAGTGATAGATGTAAACCCAGTGATCGGCCGTGTAAACGTTATCCACGCAAGAacaaaaaacaaaaaaaagcAAGCAGTGAATGTTGTCTAATAATTGAGCCCACTATTGCCGTTGCCGAGTTGTTGGTCTATTCCTCggttcatcatcaacttcTCCGCATTTGGCATTTAACTGTTGGTCTCGCGAGACGGTCTTGCTGGTTCGGCACTGGCGGACGCATAACAAACTAGGCCGGTAAGGGATGATAACCATCCATCTCATTGGTGATTATTCTATCGGCCAGTCTTGTCTGAACAGCGAGAATGCGGGGAAGTGAGCCTCCACAGCAACTGGTCATTCAGTATGATGCATCATATTCCATCAATCATTCACTTATACACTACTCTTCAGTACCATTCTTCAGGCTGGGCTACCCGCAGAACCGGGACTACCACCACCCTGCTTCTTTttcatcgccttcttccgCCGTTTCGTCGGATGCGAAGTGGTGTTCGCGGCCGCAATCGTcgcaagagcagcagcagcaatggtATCGTACATCCTCTGAAAGTTCCCGTTATCAACGTACTCGTACTCCTCGTCGTCACATTCTTCATACTCTCTTCTCTTGCGCTTTCTGCCTCTGTTCTTTCGCTCGCCTATCTCGTGACAAGCAGCTTCATTCCAGCGTTGTCTAAACGGAAAGGGAGGAACAGAAAGACGGACGCCACGGAAAACGCACTCCGTCGCTTCGATAGCCAGCTTGTTTTTCCAGTTTATCTTGCcatcgctgtcgctgtcgctgtgACTTGCGTCGACGGAAGCTTGCTCGGCTGGGATCTCGGCGGTAGGAGCAGAGGTCGCGACGTCGAGTGGAGGAGAGGTCGGGTCGGGCAGCTATATTATCAGGCATAGTACCATCAGCATTCTTACTGTAGACGTTGCAGACGGATTGAGATGACTCACCTGCGCGTAAGTGACGACCAAGTCCGAGATCGCGTGTAGCGTCTGGCAGCTCTCGGCACCCGGACAGGTGGGTTTGTAGCACGAGCTACAGGActatcttcttcagtagtATTCTGTGCATTGTAAATTGTACTTACAGCCATCCTCTTAGTCGAGACAGCCACCAGAGCGGATCTAGTGTGGTTGTGATGGTGTTGTGATGATGGAGTTCGGATTGAGCAGGAGTAGCAGGAGGCGAGTCCGTATACAGACCTGTTGCCTGCCTCGCGTTCCAGCCACATGGATGATATAGGCTTGGAAATTGTTGTGAAACAGCACGATATATTATGCTACATTGGCAACTACGCCCGATCTCTATCCAGACAGCATCTTGCATATCAGGCCGTTCTGCCCTGAGCCACCACAGACAGAAAGACTATCTTTGGACCTGCCTGACTGGCTCGTAGACTGTCATCATATCTGTTGTTTGCAGACCCAACCAGTCTGAAGCTATCATATGAGCAGTTCTGGAAGAAAGACGCTTGCAACA contains:
- the mreA gene encoding FAD-dependent oxidoreductase, which translates into the protein MFPSTNRSWSILAGLLALASTASASNASQTACRCFPGEACWPSPQVWSAFNQSIDGRLVATVPLGTPCHAPNYDAATCEALKAQWQLPEIHYESSSSIMAPFFTNGTCDPFHPVSKPCTLGNYVVYAVNVSRPEHIRTAMQFATKHNIRVVVRNTGHDYNGKSTGAGALAIWTHHLKDIEIKDWSDQHYQGKAIKVGAGVQGIEAYRAADTNGLEVVGGECPTVGLAGGYTQGGGHSALASRHGLAADQVLEWEVIDGQGNFLVANRDNEHADLYWALSGGGGGTYGVVWSMTSKAHAGTPVSGLNLTFTNAGISQDTFYEAVALYHSTLPAIVDAGAMSVWYFTNTSFSISPLTGPNIPVAKLRELVRPFTDGLTRLGITYTTYAAQFDSYLAEFEAMQSPIEVGIAQYGGWLIPRSVVQTNNAELTAAYRAITSDGATFIGVGLNVSTAVTGDVSNAVLPAWRDTLIDTVITTPWNWTAPTADMIALQHKMTDEYIPRLEALAPQSGAYLNEADFRQPNFQTAFYGANYQKLRAIKAKYDPNSLFYGTTAVGSDEWTVTSDGHLCKATP
- a CDS encoding putative very-long-chain acyl-CoA synthetase family protein (CefD1) — its product is MSLGVAAAAVAGGATLAAYLNAKFHITKDISTLYVAWKSNRSFEQAAAKGLGNVWFVFLETAAKYPDMVCMWTREGIYTYRDVQNLACQYAHYFLAQGVKQGDLVAFYLQNRAEFMIAWLALCSIGCAPAAINYNLTGDALVHCLKISGAKLVLVDDDEACRARIDDSRAAIEGPLGMELIYLDHSFASQVSSFPTTKPPKEFAQSMSGADPAILLYTSGTTGMPKGCAFTMARLYSTLALRRGSMEDTDGPGGDIWYSCMPLYHGTAAVAMMVCLTTGVSIALGKKFSVRNFWRDIRDSHATVFVYVGEVARYLLAAPPSPDDRNHSVRCMYGNGLRPDIWEKFQQRFGISAVAEFFNSTEGLFGLFNLNKGPFTAGSVGHHGLLMRAIMHNTFVPVAIDPTTGDVLRDPKTGFAMRAPYDQGGEILVNVPNEQAFQGYWRNESATSKKFLRDVFTKGDLWYRSGDALRRQSDGRWYFLDRLGDTFRWKSENVATAEVAEILGRYPGIQEANVYGVLVPHHEGRAGCAALHLSPEAREAFDFRGLAAFARARLPRYAVPVFLRIVETSAHIHNHKQNKVPLREEGIDPAKIGSKVPEGRDDKFYWLPPGADGYVEFGKREWETMLAGSARL
- a CDS encoding putative integral membrane protein (Pth11), coding for MGWVYNLETPDPHSQVPRVIAICLVFPIVAFLAVLLRLYVRIHTKRAAGVDDYAALFSSILAIAYGAISIAQSRWGLGLDAKYFPKENVVPFSRVQYAGGPVYTLALLGFKVSLLASYLRIGGFVKAYRTVIIAVIVACVCNQLAFTFVLCFACRPIARQWDMSIQGSCIDTVASYYGTSLAFDCIIIALPLPVLITLRLQRRQKAALLAVFALGFFVTIIQIIRIFTIKNLKTYTDSQPIVLWSVIEISLGVIISCIPTYGPLFHSLSLISSTRRRHADGYRSQSYRLNSQSNHPTGYIHGSGSRPFDSSIPATTTIMSTAVEREQERERDKVSSDGDSEERILAPCAQTNPKGHSQSRAQRSGSETTLEELKGMRETGIHTVTEVTVESHSVKECGWN